CTTGACCGTGTAGTCGCCTCCTTCTACCCTTCGGTGCCCTTTGCAGCCAAGGAGAGAGATTCCGTGATTCCGAGGGTTCTCATTGCTGCGGTGGCGCTGACCACGCTCCTGCCAGGTTGTGGGCCGCGTTCCGGTGTGGCTCCTGACGGCGTGCTCCTGACGCTGGACACTTGCAGGGGTGACCGCTGGGGTTGCACGGGCGACATGGCGGCCCGGACGCCGCACCTGGATCGGCTTGCGCGCAGCGGCAGTCTCGCCTTCGAAGGGCGCGCTCCGGCCCCGATTACGCTTCCCTCGCACGCCACGATGATGACCGGACTTCCGCCTTCGGTTCATGGCGTTCACGACAACGGTGTCTATCGTCTATCTTCGGAGAGCGGGATCACTCTGGCGGAAGTGCTCCGCGACGCGGGGTATCGAACCGCCGCGTTTGTCTCGGCCTTTCCGCTGGCGTCCCGGTTCGGAATGGACCGTGGATTCCACCACTACGATGACGCCCTGCAGCGCACTTCAGGCACGGAACCCCGGCACCTGCGGGAACGCCGCGCGGACCGGACGGTAGCCCGGGTGAAGCGCTGGCTGAGAGAGACCCCGAGCACGGGTGCCGACGCCCCCCTTTTCCTCTGGGCGCACTTCTTTGATCCCCATGCGGACTACGCACCTCCCGCTCCGTGGACGAACGCCTCCGGTGGAGATGCATACCGTGCGGAGATCGCCTTCGTGGACACCGAGGTTGGAGAGCTTCTCAGAACGCTGGACGAAGCTCGCCCGGGGCGCACCCGTTGTGTAGTGGTGGCATCGGATCACGGAGAAGGGCTGGGCGACGCCGGGGAATCCACGCACGGCATTCTCCTGCGTCTCTCGACGATACGGGTTCCCATGCTGGCGGTATCGGACAAAGCACGCCCCGCGCTTCTCGGAGGGGCGCGTTCTCTGGCCCGGGTTCCCGCCACGGTTCTTTCGCTCCTGGGCGTGGAAGGTGCGCTCTCGGACGGAGCGGCGCCGGTGCTGGAGGCCCCGGTCACATCCGTCCAGGCGGAGACATTCTATGGCTGGTTCAACTTTGGTTTCCACGCGCTGCGTTCCCGGGAGAGTGGGCGGTGGCGTCTCGTTTCCGGGAAGGTGGATCGTCTGTACGACCTGTTGTCCGATCCGGGAGAAACGACCGACCTTGCGCTGGAGTACCCGGAGGTCGCTGCAGATCTCCGATCGGAAATGGAAGACGCATGGAGAGAGCAGCGTTCGCAGTCGGCCAGGGGAGCGGAGCGCGAGATGGAGCCGGAGGAGTCGGCGGCCCTTCGTTCGCTGGGGTATGCGGCAGGGGCCTCCCGGCCGACGGGGAGCCTGGAGCGTGGACTCGCTTCCGGCCCGTCGCCGGAGGGGTTGGTGGAGTTCGTGGATGTGATCAGCCGGGGGATTGCGTTGCTGGAGTCCGGAAATGCCGAAGAGGCGGTCACCTTGCTGGGCGCATCGTCGCCATCGGGCACGAGGGTCCGCATGCGTCTGGAGTATCTGGGCCGTGCGCTCTTGGAGCTGGATCGGTATGAGGAAGCGGTGGCCGCGCTTCGAGAGGCGGTGACTCTCGGTCGCAATCCGGAGACCGTCTACTTGGATCTGGCGCGGGCGGAGGGAGCGTTGGGACATCGGGCAGAACTTCACGCTGCCTACGCCCGGGCGCTTCGCATGCACCCGGGCTCGGTGGCTGCGCGGCAGGGACTGGCGCAGGCGTACCTCGTGGAGGGAGAGGGCGGCAAGGCAGCTGATGTGCTTCTGGAGGCAGCGCGTATTCGGCCGCGCTCGGCCGTCGTGCATCTGAATCTGGCGCAGGTGCTGGAGATGCTGGGGCGGGCGGAGGAGGCGCAGGTTCACTGGCGGAAGTGCCTGGAACTGGACCCGGATGGCCCGTCGGGAGAGGCGGCCCGTCGTGTTCAAATGGGCCGAGGAGAGAGTGGCAATGGCTGAGCGGAGTCTGGTGGAGATCGTGACCACCGTGGAGACCGAAGGAGAGGCGGAAGATCTGGCGCGTGGGATTCTGTCCGAGCAGCTCGGGGCCTGCGTGGGGATCGAGCGGGTTCGCTCGCTCTTTCGTTGGCGCGGCTGCATCGAGGATGAAGGAGAGTACCGCGTCTCCATCAAGACGGTACCCGGGCTTGCGTCGCGAGTGGAAGCATTCGTCCTGAAGGAACATCCGTATGAGACCCCCATGGTCCTCCGAATGGCCGTGGACAGTTCCACCAAGGCATACTCCCGATGGGTGGAGGACTCCGTTGCACCGGTGCCGCCGGACAATCCAAAGGAGAACGCATGACCCCGTCGTTTCGTCGCGACGCACTGCCTCTGACCCCGTTCGACGAAGCGGTGGCCCTTGTTCGTGCGGAAGCCACTCCGCTGGAAGTGGAGATCGTGGAGGTGTCGGTCGCAGTCGGGCGCATTCTTGCGGAGCCTGTCACGGCGCCCCATTCGGTGCCTCACTTTGAGAACTCCATGATGGATGGTTTTGCGGTGATCGCTGCCGATGTCGTGGGAGCGTCTGCGGATCGGCCCGTGGCGTTGAACATTGTCGGGGAGGTTCCTGCGGGGGCAACCCCGGACTTCGCGGTGAAGAGCGGGACGGCTGCCCGGATCATGACCGGGGCCCCGGTGCCGGAGGGGGCCGACACGGTGATTCCCGTGGAGTGGACGGACCCGGACGGGGAGGCGGTCCGGATTCGCAGGGACGCCGCTGCGGGGAACTCGATCCGCCGTGTGGGCGAAGACATGAACGCGGGCGCAGAGGTCTTCCGCACAGGCAAGCGTCTTCGTCCCCAGGAGTTGGGCGTGCTGGCATCGCTGGGCATTGCGACGGTGTCCGTGTACCGGCGGCCCACGGTTTCGGTCTTGTCCACGGGGGACGAGCTTCTCGCGCCGGGGGAGGCTCTGGCTCCGGGGAAGATCCATGGATCCAACGGATTGACGATCGCCGGGCAGGCCGCGGAGGCGGGAGGACTGGTGCGAGACTTCGGGATTGCCCGTGACGAACCGGCGGACCTTGCCCGGAAGCTGGAAGCCGCCGCAGAGGCGGATGTGGTCCTGACATCGGGAGGCGTCTCCGTGGGGGAGCGTGATCACCTGCAGGATGTTCTGGAGGCGAGGGGATTCCGCCGGATCTTCTGGCGCGTGGAGGCCAGTCCGGGGAAGCCGCTGCTCTTCGGGAAACTGGGGGAAGCGTTCGTCTTCGGACTTCCCGGGAATCCCGTCTCCTCCATGGTGGCTTTCGAGAACTTCGCCCGCCCTTTTCTGCGCCTCCTTCAGGGAGACGATCAGCCGGACCGGCCGCGCCTGCGGTGTCTCGCAAAGGGGCGGATCCACGGCCCCGCTCCCCGGCGGCATTTCGCCCGCGTCCGCGTGGAGTCCACCCCGGATGGTGTCTTCGCCCGGGAAGTCGGTCCGCACGGATCCGGGAACTTGCGCTCCATGGCCGAGGCGAACGGGCTGGCTATTCTTCGCGAAGGCGTGTCCGAGGTCCAGCCGGGGGAGCCGGTAGAGGTCCTGCTTCTCTCGGAGCCGGATTGGGCGGGAACGTTCGCCGGTCGTTGACAGGCCGGGCGCAGAGAAGGCGGAGCCACCCTGCTCGTGCTTCACGGGCCTCGCGAACCCTCTCTCGCTGGGGCCGGGCGAACCCGGAGTGGAGAGTGTGAACGGATCACGGAGCGGGCAGCGTCCGCCGACACCAATCATAGCACACAGTTGTGGTGCAGCACGGTCCGCTCAGGCTGCCTGCCCCATTGAATGCGCGATTTCCGTTCATTGGAAACTTCGGGGAGTCGCGGCCAATCCGCGCCGGGGTTTGCCGATCTTCGGGGATTGCCGGAGATTCTGTGCAGGTGCGACGACTACAGGAGTCCCGTTTCGGCAAGAGCCCGCCAGGCCAGCACGATTCCGAACACCATGACCGCGACCGAAGAGGCGGCAGCGAATCCGCGCAGGACCTTCGAGTCCAGCGGAGCGCGATCAAAAAGCCGTCGAGCGGTGACGAAGAGAATCCCGACGGCGGAGAGAATGGCGGCCATCCCGATGCTGAATGCGGTGATGAGGAGCAACCCGAATGAGGTTCGGCCCAGAGACACGGCGGCGAGCAGAACGACGATTCCGGCAGGGCAGGGGACGAGGCCGCCGCTGATTCCGAGGGCGAGGATCTCGCGGGGAGAGGCGCCCGTCGGTGGGTCGTGGGTGTGGTCGTGAGAATGCTGGTGAGAGTGGCCGCGGAACTCACGGATGCGGGAGCGGAGCATGGTCGCACCGACCAGCGTGACCAGAAGCCCGGACGCGACTCCGAGCCACGGGATGAGCAGTTCCGGAACGAAGTGCTGCGAAAGAAGAAGGACCGCGAAGCCCAGCACGAACACGACCAGCGTGTGCGTCACGGTAACGATGATGCCCAGCAACACAGCTTGAGCCACCGTCCCTCGCGAGCCCACGAGGTACGCGGCGACCAGCGCCTTCCCGTGCCCCGGCTCCAGTGAGTGCCCGGCGCCGAGAAGCATCGCCAAGAGCAGCGACACGAGCACTGCCCGCGCGGACAGATCTCCCCCGGAGACGAGGTTCACGAAGCGGCCGCCCTCGGGGCGCGGCGCGGCGAACTCGGCCGGGAGTTCGATGAGGTCCGCGTTCTCAGCCGTCAGCCCGGGGCCGAAGACACACCAGGCGCTGGTGTCGGTCGGAGGGTCGAAGAGGTACTCCTCCGGGTACTCGGTCAGGCCGCCGCTGGTTGGAAGATTGGCACGCAGAGATGTCTTCGCGACTTGCAGACCGTCGGACGCCGAGATACGGATCTCCTTCCAGCCCATGTGGTCGGGATAGTTGGAGTCGGCCCAGACGAGAAGGTGGGTCTCCTCTTCACCCGGGCTTTCCATGATCGCTTCAAGCTCCCAGGTTACGCGTACGGTCGACAACCCGCCCTGCCCGGGAGGGAAGACGACGCGACTCCATAACGGGGAGAGGATCCGGTGCTGTCCGTTCACTTCCAGCGAGAGTCGGGGGAGGACTTCGCCGGTCAGTTCTGACAGGTAGGCATCCCTTTCCTCGGGCGTGACGCGATCGTCGAGGTCCGTATCGATTCTCGCGAGTTCACGGACGGACGGGACTTCCGCAAAATCCAGCAGGTACTTCACGCGGGTCGTGTCCGGGCTGATGTCGATTCCGGCATAGTGGCTGATGGACACATTGCCCATGGGATGTGCGTGTGAGGTTCCCGCGGACAGAACGATCGCCGCGCAGCACATCGTGACGACCGGACGGAGGCTCATGGCTTGCTGAACTCCCGGACCGCGCGGCGCATGGCATCCCATGCGGAGTCGGGCGCCTCGCAGGTGAGACTCGCCATTCGCTCGGTCCCCCGATAACTCCAGAACGCGATGGAATCAGCCCCAGCCTGTGCGGCCGCAGCCACAGCGCTCACGATGCTTCCTTCCTCCGACCGGCGAATCCGGATTCCCTGCACCCAGACTTCCATGTCGTGTCCGGTCCGGCTGCACTCCGCACGGAGGCGCTCCGCATGTGATCGGACATACTCGGCCGGGTCGACCGGGCGGTCCATCCAGTACGGGTCGGTGGCCATCCGATCGATGCCCGGCAGCTGGCTCAGCAGGCTCCAGTCGTCCGAGCCCGCCCCCTGGTGCTCGCCGTGGGGGAGAAGGCAGAGAGTGTGCTTCGCGCGGTGCTCTGCCGCGGTCTCGATGGCGGAGCGCAGCAGATTGCTCAAGGAGCGGGCGCGGAAACTGTCGAGATCGTGGTGCCCTTCCGGCGGGAGATTCCCGCTGCCGCCCGCATCGCGCCACGCCCGTTCACAGGCTTCACAGCGGCAGCACGGGGAGGCGGGGTGGTCTTCGCGAAAGGCGCCAAGATGGTAGTGGGGTTCGTCCCAGAAGAGACGATCCGGGTCGAGCGAGATCGCGGTGGTGGTCCAGCGGGAGAGAAGGGATCGTGTCTCCTCGGCGTTCGGGCAGCAGGCGGGAACGGAGTGGCCGTGGGCGTCCACCTGGCGGCAGGAGAGATCCACGAGTGCGCGCTCCGAATACGCTTCGCCACCAAACAGCCCGCCAACACCCCAAGGGTCCAGGGTCGCTTCCAGACCGCGCGAACGCGTCTCTTCCACCAGTCGCCCGACATCTTCCACATGGTACCGGAGGTCGTGCTCGGAGAATGTATGGATGACGGACGAGAAGCCCGCCTCCGCGATATCGTCCAGATCGGCCCGGGCATGGCGGATGTCGCGCACCCCAAAGTAGCTGACCCCGAATCGTATGCCCACCGGTCCTCCCATGCTAGATTCCCGAGAAGCACTGAGCGTACCCCGGCGGACGAACCACCGCACGGGGAAGTTCCGTCCCCGTCCCCCGGAGGAGTTCATGCCGTCGTCATCCCGCCCCATCTACGGCCTCGATGATCGTCCGGAGTTTCCACGCAATCTGGTTCTGGCGTTGCAGCATGTCCTGACCATGTTTGGCGCCACCGTGAGCGTTCCCCTTCTCCTGGGGCCGGCCATGGGAATGAGTCCCGGGGAACTCGCGATTCTCGTCAGTTCGGTCATGCTGTGCTCCGGAGTGGCCACCTTCCTGCAGGTGACCTGGGGATCGCGCCTGCCGATCATTCAAGGGGTGTCGTTCTCGTTCCTGGCGGCCTTCTTCGCGATCATCGCCACCACGGGCGGAGACGGTCCCCGGGCCATGCGTCTCATCGCCGGGGCCATTCTCATGGGGAGTCTGGTGGAGATGGGGCTCGGATTCGGCGGCTTCGTCGGGCGTCTTCGACGCCTTCTCTCTCCGGTCGTCGTCGGACCGGTCATCATGCTGATCGGGCTGGCGCTGTTCGGGCACGGCGCACCGAAGGCCGGGACGGATCCCCGGATCTCCGGTCTCACCGTTCTCCTGATCATTGTGTTCACGCTGATTCTCTCCCGGAAGTCCTCCTTCTTCCGCATCTTCCCGATCCTCTCGGCGGTGGTGCTGGCGTATGCCGTTGCGCTGGGGTTCTCGCTGGCCGGCGTGTTTGCCCCGGGGCACCCCAGCCATGTGGACCTGTCGACGATCGGCAACGCTCCGTGGTTTCGCACGACCGGCCTGGTTTTCCCATGGGGGCGGCCGGAGTTTGATCTCACATTCCTGATCGCGATTCTCGCGGCCTACTTCGCGTCGGCGGTGGAGTCCTTTGGCGACTACCATGCCGTGGCGGCCATGGCCGGGGCGGAGGCTCCCTCCGGAAAGCAGTTGAACCGCGGGATTGGCTTCGAAGGAGTCGGGTGCGCGGTCACCGGCCTTCTTGGCGGATTCAGTTCCACCTCCTATTCCGAGAATGTCGCACTGGTCGGGATTACGAAGGTGGCGTCCCGGCGCGTGGTGCAGATCGCGGCGCTCCTTCTGGTGACTCTCGGGATGTTCTCCCGGTTCGGTGCGGCCGTCGCCACGATACCCGGGCCGATTGTGGGGGGACTCTACTGCGCTCTCTTCGGGTTGATTTCGGCCGTGGGTATTCAGCAGCTTGCGAAGGCGGACCTGACCAGCGACCGCAACCTCTTCATCGCCGGGTTCTCGCTCTTCATGGGGCTGTCCGTACCGGCGTGGATGGCGGGAGGAACCGGCTACCAGCCCGGTGCGGAGGAGTTCCTGGCCGGGCTTCCATCATGGCTGGGTGAGGTCCTGCGGTCCGTCGGCGGGACGGGCATGGCGGTCGCGGGTGTCCTTGGGCTTGTGCTGGACAATGTGATCCCGGGAACGGATCAGGAGCGTGGGCTCGCAGGCGATTGACGAAGCCCCTCCCGGGCGATAGCTTGGACCCGGCGTATGACTGGAGGAGTGTGTGATGGGACTGCCGCCGTACAAGGTAAAGGTCGTCGAGCCGGTTCGTGTGTGGAGCGCGGACGAGAGACTGACACAGGCCCGCCGAGCCGGGTTCAACCTGTTTCAGATCCCCGCGAAGTATGTCTATGTGGACCTCCTCACGGACAGCGGAACTTCCGCGATGAGCGCGGACCAGTGGTCTGCCATCATGCGCGGCGACGAAGCCTATGCGGGCAGCGAGAGCTTCTATCGCCTGGAGCATGTGGTCCGTGAGATCTTCGGATTCCGGCATGTGATCCCCACCCATCAGGGCCGGGCCGCAGAGCATCTTCTCTTCTCGGTTCTCGTCAAGCCGGGAGATTTCATCCCCTCCAACACTCACTTTGACACCACCCGCGCCAATATCGAAGTCGCTGGCGGAGTGGCCATGGATCTTGTGATCGACGAGGCGCAGATCCCCACCGCGCAGCATCCCTTCAAGGGCAATGTGGACATCGAGAAGGTGGAGCGCGTCATCCAGGAGAAGGGGCGGGAACGAATCCCCCTTGCGATGATCACCATCACCAACAACAGCGGGGGAGGGCAGCCTGTCTCGCTGGATAATATGGCCGCCTACCAGAAGCTCCTGGAGAGGCACGGGATTCCACTCTTCATCGACGCGTGCCGGTTCGCCGAGAATGCCTTCTTCATTCAGGATCGAGAAGGTGCCCACGCCGGGCGGTCCATTACGGATATCACGGCAGACATCTTCTCCCTGGCCGATGGTTGCACCATGAGCGCCAAGAAGGACGCGCTTGTGAACATCGGTGGGTTTCTTGCCCTTCGCGAAGAGGATCTCGCTCGTCGGATCAAGGAGCGGCTTGTTCTGTACGAGGGGTTCTCCACTTACGGCGGAATGGCGGGCCGGGATCTGGAAGCGGTGGCCACCGGCCTGGAAGAGGTCGTAGACCCGAACTATCTGGCGCACCGGATTGAACAGGTCCGGTATCTCGGAGAAGGGTTGGAGCGCGAAGGGATCCCCATGCTGGTGCCGTTCGGCGGACATGCGGTGTAT
The nucleotide sequence above comes from Gemmatimonadota bacterium. Encoded proteins:
- a CDS encoding sulfatase-like hydrolase/transferase; its protein translation is MIPRVLIAAVALTTLLPGCGPRSGVAPDGVLLTLDTCRGDRWGCTGDMAARTPHLDRLARSGSLAFEGRAPAPITLPSHATMMTGLPPSVHGVHDNGVYRLSSESGITLAEVLRDAGYRTAAFVSAFPLASRFGMDRGFHHYDDALQRTSGTEPRHLRERRADRTVARVKRWLRETPSTGADAPLFLWAHFFDPHADYAPPAPWTNASGGDAYRAEIAFVDTEVGELLRTLDEARPGRTRCVVVASDHGEGLGDAGESTHGILLRLSTIRVPMLAVSDKARPALLGGARSLARVPATVLSLLGVEGALSDGAAPVLEAPVTSVQAETFYGWFNFGFHALRSRESGRWRLVSGKVDRLYDLLSDPGETTDLALEYPEVAADLRSEMEDAWREQRSQSARGAEREMEPEESAALRSLGYAAGASRPTGSLERGLASGPSPEGLVEFVDVISRGIALLESGNAEEAVTLLGASSPSGTRVRMRLEYLGRALLELDRYEEAVAALREAVTLGRNPETVYLDLARAEGALGHRAELHAAYARALRMHPGSVAARQGLAQAYLVEGEGGKAADVLLEAARIRPRSAVVHLNLAQVLEMLGRAEEAQVHWRKCLELDPDGPSGEAARRVQMGRGESGNG
- a CDS encoding solute carrier family 23 protein, translating into MPSSSRPIYGLDDRPEFPRNLVLALQHVLTMFGATVSVPLLLGPAMGMSPGELAILVSSVMLCSGVATFLQVTWGSRLPIIQGVSFSFLAAFFAIIATTGGDGPRAMRLIAGAILMGSLVEMGLGFGGFVGRLRRLLSPVVVGPVIMLIGLALFGHGAPKAGTDPRISGLTVLLIIVFTLILSRKSSFFRIFPILSAVVLAYAVALGFSLAGVFAPGHPSHVDLSTIGNAPWFRTTGLVFPWGRPEFDLTFLIAILAAYFASAVESFGDYHAVAAMAGAEAPSGKQLNRGIGFEGVGCAVTGLLGGFSSTSYSENVALVGITKVASRRVVQIAALLLVTLGMFSRFGAAVATIPGPIVGGLYCALFGLISAVGIQQLAKADLTSDRNLFIAGFSLFMGLSVPAWMAGGTGYQPGAEEFLAGLPSWLGEVLRSVGGTGMAVAGVLGLVLDNVIPGTDQERGLAGD
- a CDS encoding sulfite exporter TauE/SafE family protein, producing the protein MSLRPVVTMCCAAIVLSAGTSHAHPMGNVSISHYAGIDISPDTTRVKYLLDFAEVPSVRELARIDTDLDDRVTPEERDAYLSELTGEVLPRLSLEVNGQHRILSPLWSRVVFPPGQGGLSTVRVTWELEAIMESPGEEETHLLVWADSNYPDHMGWKEIRISASDGLQVAKTSLRANLPTSGGLTEYPEEYLFDPPTDTSAWCVFGPGLTAENADLIELPAEFAAPRPEGGRFVNLVSGGDLSARAVLVSLLLAMLLGAGHSLEPGHGKALVAAYLVGSRGTVAQAVLLGIIVTVTHTLVVFVLGFAVLLLSQHFVPELLIPWLGVASGLLVTLVGATMLRSRIREFRGHSHQHSHDHTHDPPTGASPREILALGISGGLVPCPAGIVVLLAAVSLGRTSFGLLLITAFSIGMAAILSAVGILFVTARRLFDRAPLDSKVLRGFAAASSVAVMVFGIVLAWRALAETGLL
- the cutA gene encoding divalent-cation tolerance protein CutA, whose product is MAERSLVEIVTTVETEGEAEDLARGILSEQLGACVGIERVRSLFRWRGCIEDEGEYRVSIKTVPGLASRVEAFVLKEHPYETPMVLRMAVDSSTKAYSRWVEDSVAPVPPDNPKENA
- a CDS encoding molybdopterin molybdotransferase MoeA, whose product is MTPSFRRDALPLTPFDEAVALVRAEATPLEVEIVEVSVAVGRILAEPVTAPHSVPHFENSMMDGFAVIAADVVGASADRPVALNIVGEVPAGATPDFAVKSGTAARIMTGAPVPEGADTVIPVEWTDPDGEAVRIRRDAAAGNSIRRVGEDMNAGAEVFRTGKRLRPQELGVLASLGIATVSVYRRPTVSVLSTGDELLAPGEALAPGKIHGSNGLTIAGQAAEAGGLVRDFGIARDEPADLARKLEAAAEADVVLTSGGVSVGERDHLQDVLEARGFRRIFWRVEASPGKPLLFGKLGEAFVFGLPGNPVSSMVAFENFARPFLRLLQGDDQPDRPRLRCLAKGRIHGPAPRRHFARVRVESTPDGVFAREVGPHGSGNLRSMAEANGLAILREGVSEVQPGEPVEVLLLSEPDWAGTFAGR
- a CDS encoding tryptophanase, with translation MGLPPYKVKVVEPVRVWSADERLTQARRAGFNLFQIPAKYVYVDLLTDSGTSAMSADQWSAIMRGDEAYAGSESFYRLEHVVREIFGFRHVIPTHQGRAAEHLLFSVLVKPGDFIPSNTHFDTTRANIEVAGGVAMDLVIDEAQIPTAQHPFKGNVDIEKVERVIQEKGRERIPLAMITITNNSGGGQPVSLDNMAAYQKLLERHGIPLFIDACRFAENAFFIQDREGAHAGRSITDITADIFSLADGCTMSAKKDALVNIGGFLALREEDLARRIKERLVLYEGFSTYGGMAGRDLEAVATGLEEVVDPNYLAHRIEQVRYLGEGLEREGIPMLVPFGGHAVYVDAAAFLPDIPREYFPGQALSVELFLQSGIRTVEIGGVMFGRTDPDTGKPVFPRLELVRLAVPRRVYMREHLDFVIESMARLRDSRTGIRGYEFEYQAEVLRHFTARFRRVPVPSEARTAS